The DNA sequence CCCTCGCCGACGGCCGAGTGCCCGCCCTCGCCGCCGGCAGCGTGTGCCTCCTCCCCGGCCTACGAGCAGGAAGAGGATTGGACGGGGAGGGCAGGAGGACGagagggagaaggagaagaCCACTGAAGCCCTCGACGAAGGTATAATCCGCATGGATGCTAGTTTGTGGTGGTGGTGTGGCTTAGATAATGGTGGTTGCGAGGCGGTAGTGGTAGTGGTGTGGTGATATATGTCGGCGGTGAACTCGATGTGGTGATATATGCTTGATAGATGTGATATATGCTTGGTAAATGTGGATGTCGGCCATCGTGCCGTTGTTTCTTGCAGGTTATGGATACTTGTACGTATAGGGGGggtgctgccgaaattttgAATTAATAGAGTATGTTTTCATTTTGCAGTGAGACGCGCCGAGGAGGCGAGTCGGGGAGTTCCTGCCTGCACCTCGACACTGCACCGACCCACCACTGCCCCAGTAGCCTTACTCCACCGCCACCTAAGGTACAACCCGTCCTAGTCTCACCTCACATAACCCCGTTAGGCGTCACCCGTTCGGAAGAGATATGGTTATCGGTATGCACATGTTTGCATATCGATAACCTTATCTGTTTCGAATTGTCCACGTTTTTGGACAGCCCTTATATGCATAGATGTGTTAGTCTCCTTGTTCTGCTCTGATCCGGGATGAAGTTTCGGCACCACCTCCCACTTGTTCTTCGCATACACACTCACCCTTCCGGGACGTGTATCTGAAGAACAGCGGGGAGGTGCTGTCAAAATTTCGTCTCGGATCGGCGCGGAGCATGGAGACTAATCCATCTACGCATATACGGGTGGGTTTAGGACCTATCCTTACCTATTAGAGAGTAGGAACACCATGTAGATGCATCTGAGGCTTAAGTTACTTGTCTTAGTGTATATTAGAGGATGGAAGACCGTCAGTGGATGTACACACAATGGAGAAGTATGAGAGATTTTGATGAGACATGGGTGTTCAAGACAAATGAATTCATGGAGCATGCATTTGGCCCGGCTGCTAGAGGAGAGATTCTAGTCAGGTGTCCCTGTAGCTACTGTGACAATAGAAAAAGGTTAACtaaggacaaaatgggcagacATCTTGTTAAGCATGGATTCACGTCGGGCTATACCCGGTGGATCTACCATGGTGAAAGTCATCGTATGAGAGAGGAGGTGGTGAGAGCACGGGTGGAGGCTTTTGATGGTGATGGCGGGGTAGCAGACATGATAGATGACTATCACCAAGCAGAGTTTGCTGAAGGACGTACGACGGAAGAGATGGAGGCATCTGCAAAGGCCTTCGAGGACATGTTTGCTTCGGCACAAAAACCCCTTCACAATGGGACCACGGTTTCTCAACTGGATGCCGTTGGACGTGTAATGGGGTTCAAGTCCTAGTTTAACCTGAGTCGAGATGCCTACGATGGGATGTTGGCTCTATTTGGCAGCATGCTTCCGGAGTCCCACATTCTGCCGAAGAACATGTACGAGTCACAGAAACTGCTTGGTGCATTAAAGATGCCTTATGAGCAAATACATTGTCGTGAGAATGGTTGTGTCCTATTTAGGGGAGATCACATGGCGGCAAAATACTGTCCAAAGTGTAAGAGAAGTAGGTACATAGAGGTAGACTCCAGTGATGGTCAGAAGAGGCAGCTTACAATACCGGTGAAAGTGTTACGGTATCTTCCGTTCATACCAAGGCTCCAAAGGCTATTCATGTCATCTGAGAGTGCGAAACAGATGACATGgcacaaacaaggcactaggtaCAATCCTGACAAGATGGTACATCCCGCCGATGGTGAAGCATGGACCCACTTTGATGGCATTCACCGTGAAAAGGCTAGAGAGGCTCGTAATGTACGTGTCGCTTTTGcaacagatgggttcaatccGTTTGGGATGATGGCTGCCCCGTACACTTGCTGGCCCATATTTGTTATACCCCTCAATCTCCCACCCGGTGTCCTCTTTCAACGTCATACCATATTTTTGTCGTTGATAATCCCCGGACACCCCGGTAACAAAATGGGTGTGTACATGGAACCTCTAGTGGACGAATTGATGACAGCTTGGAATGAAGGGGTTTTGACGTACGACCGAGCGACAAGGTCAAACTTCATAATGCATGTCTGGTACCACTACTCCCTCCATGACTTCTTGGCATATGGGTCATTCTGCGGGTGGTGTGTTCATGGGAAGTTTGCATGCCCAGTATGCAAGGATGTTTTGAGGTTCATTTGGTTGCAGAAGGGTGGCAAGTATGCATGCTTCGACCAACATCGAGTGTTTCTGGATCTTGATCATCCTTTCAGACAGGACATCAAGAATTTCATCAAAGGTGTGGTAGTGACAGATCCCAAGCCAGCCTTAATGACCGGTGCCGAGGTTCGTGCACAGCTTGACTCTCTGGAGTGGAATGAGAATACAAATAAATTTACAGGATATGGTGAGCATCATATGTGGACTCATAAGTCTGGCTTAGAGAGGCTCCCCTATTATGATGACCTACTCTTGCCACATAACATTGATGTCATGCACACCGAAAAGAATGTCGCTGAGGCAATTTGGGGAACACTCATGGACACTGAAAAGtctaaggacaacaccaaggCAAGATTGGACTTGCAAACTTTATGTGATAGACCAAAGCTGCATATGCAACCTCCTACATCCGGGAAGAATTGGAAAAAGCCTAAGGCCGAGTACGTGTTGGCTAGGGACGAAAGGAGGGAAGTACTCGAATGGATCCAAACGTTAATGTTTCCTGACGGATATGCAGCGAATCTGAAGAGGGGAGTGAACTTGTCTACTATGCGAGTGTTAGGGATGAAGAGCCATGATTATCACGTATGGATGGAGCGGCTTCTTCCGGTGATGGTTCGAGGTTATGTCCCTGAAAACGTTTGGCAAGCGCTAGCGGAGTTGAGCTTTTTCTTTCGCCAGCTTTGTGCCAAAGAGGTATCTCGACAAGTTATCAAGAATTTGGAAAAAGTGGCACATGTGTTGCTTTGTAAGATGGAAAAGATATTTCCACCCGGGTTTTTCACTCCGATGCACCATTTGATCTTGCACCTCCCGTATGAGGCTCGAATGGGGGGCCCTGTCACGTTTCGTTGGTGTTATCCAGTCGAGAGAGGCCTGAAGATTCTTCACAAAAATGTAGAAGTAAAGCCAAAATCGAGGCTTCAGTTGCAGAGGCATGCATTTTGGAGGAGGTGTCCAACTTCACAACAACATACTACTCTGAGAACCTTCCTAGCGTCCATAATCCACCACCTCGATACAATGCTAGTGAAGGTGAGTCGAACCTTAGCCTTTTTTGAGGCCAACTCGGAAGTGCAAGCGGATCGACCTCTAAGATGTTGACAAATGATGAGTGGCGCAATATCATGTTGTATGTGTTGACGAACCTTAACGAGGTTCAAACATACATTGGGCAATTTATTCGTCAATTCTGGAATGGACCAAGGAGGGAGCCTACCGCCCAAGAGTGTGATATTCTGGTTTCACAAGGTGCGGGAGAAGGAAGGCCCAATTTCATTTCTTGGTTTAAACAAAAGGTAATGTTCAGCTTAGCTCGTACTTAGCTCGATATTGAGCTTGTACTTGCTTTTGCTAAcctatgttgcttttgcaggCCCAAACCAATTTGTCTATGAGTGACGAATTGAGACAGGTTGCAGGCAGCTTTGACCCACGGGTCAAGTCATACACCGGTTATGATGTCAATGGATATCGCTTTCACACATCAAGCTACGAGCAGACTCGACCCAATCGAAAGACCACAAATAGCGGAGTTTTTACTCCGGGAACTGATGAACTCGACTATTATGGAAAAGTGGAAGAAATATATGAACTTTCATTTCATGGTGCCAAACCCCTTCAGCCCGTTATATTCAAATGCCATTGGTTTGATCCTAGAGTCACGAGACGGACCCCTCAACTTGGGCTAGTGGAAATTTGACACGATTTCGTCTATACACAAGACAATGTATACATCGTGGCTCAACAAGCCACACAGGTTTATTATACTCCATACCCATGCAAAAAAGTGAGAAATCTTTTGGGTTGGTATATGGTGCACAAGATATCTCCGCATGCTAAACTACCTGTCCCAAATGACGAAGATTACAACTTTAACCCAAACACATATGCCGGAGAGTTCTTTCAAGAAGACGGGCTGCAAGGGACCCTCGTGGTAGACATAACCCAACTGATGGGAATGGAAGATGAGATGCAAGCTGTGGTTGTTGACGAGGATGCGGGAGATGAGGTGCAAGACCAGAGGGACCTACAAATGCTAAATCGATTAAGTTTAGAAAATGACAACTCAGAGAATATTCCTGTGGTTTCCGACGAACTGttcgacatggttgatagtgatgatgagtctTATAATCCAGCTAATCCAGATCCTGAAGAATATTTCTAGTACATGTAATACTATGTAACTCATTTTGCATCTATGTAATTATGTTTTATTCATTTTGCCATTATGTTATTTCTAATACAATATTTGTTTGTTGTTTGTAACTGCAGGTGATCGAAGGAAGATGCCGGGTGGCGGGCGACAAAGGTCGTTGCACACACTGTACGAGGCTTCAGCTCCTTCGGCGGACGAGGACGTGGACCTGTCGGGAGGGCGGCCGCCGAGGAGGGGGAGGAGCACCCGGAGGGCCAAGGGGGCAGGGAGGCAGCCTgttcctcctcctggtcctactcctgctcctcctcccccCAGGACGACGAGGGGGGTCAGGACCCCGACCAGGACACCCACCAGGACACCCACGAGGGAGGCGGGCAGGACGATGACCTGGACACCCAGGGGTGCGGGGCCGACGTGGGGGAGGGGTCCGGTGCCTCTAGTTCTGGTCCACAGCAGCGGCCCTACTTGAGAGGCCCCTCGAGCCTCCCATGGTTCGCGGTACCTGAGGATCGACGGCCGACGATCCGCCCTCTAGGGGCCAAGTAAGTTTACTTCCAAACTAATTCGTATGCTATGTTTACAATATTACTTAcaaattataatttttttaatcgTTTTTGAAGGAACTCGGTGTTTGTGCAGGGGCAAGGGCGTCCCGTGAACCACATCCTGGGTCTTCTGGTCCGCAACAACTACCCTGGCCTAGTGCAGCTGGCTAGTGTGAGGGAGCCGGCCTACACGTTTGACCACTATGCCGCGGCCTCTGACCCCCAGTATGGCAACAAGGTCCAGCGGGTGAGGGCTGAGCTCTTGGTAAGTCTTCTTGGAACTAAGTCACATCCATGCATTGTATTGTaattgaaatcattaatgccttCTTTGCCTATTTATGTGTGTAGAACTACTACAAATTCGAGGAGGGAAcgcaggcggcggcggagttGGTGGTCACCAAATCCTGCAAGAAACTAGTCGTGCAATTGCACCACGAGGGGCGTCTCCAGTGCATAGTGAACTGGCACCGCACCATCCTTGGAGAGAAGATCACCAAGGAAGACGCTAGGACCATGCAGCTGACCCGGGACGAGTACATATAGGTCGCCATCAAACCTTTCCATGGATTCGTTTTTATAATGAGTTACTATAATTTGATCATACCTTGGTGTTTGTGTTTGTTCATGTGCAGATGATCCTACCTTGGTGTCAGGCCTTCCCTGATTGTTGGGAGAGGATCGTGGACAAGTGGCTATCTGAGGATTGGGCCGCACAGCACCAGGAAACACGCGACCGACGCATGATGATGCCAGGTGTCTCGCACCACCAAGGCAGCCGCAACCTCACCGCCTATGCCCAAGCATATGTATGAGAACTCAATTTTTTTTGCTAACCCTTAAGTCTGCATTACTTGTAACCTTCTTGATGTCTTCCTTGCAGGCAGCTGCACACCCAGGCCAGGAGGTGAACGAGTTCACGGCCTACGCCATGGCCCACAAGGGGAAGGCCTCGTCCTCTGTCTCCTACAACCCGAGCGACCCGCCCGAGGCGTACACCAACGCGACTGTGCACTCCCGTCTCTCTGAGTACACGGAGGCGGGAAGGTCGGTCCATGGGCCAGAGTGGGATCCGACCAGGAACGAGCTCGACACCGAGCTCGTGATGAGGCTAGGCGGAGGCAAGAAGCACGGACGGTACTGGATTGCGGACTCCGTCATCGACACCGCCTCCACTCCCACTCTCTCCCAGATCCGAGCAGCTAGCACGGACGGCAGCGTCCCCATACGCCAACGGACGACTCCTTCACAGCAGCGGGTCGAGGCACTCGAGGTTATTTCTGATCCATTCTTTGTACATTCATACATACCGACCTATACTGACATCTACTCTCTAGGCGCGGGTGTTGGCAGCAGATCAGCGGTCCTTGGACATCGAGGCCCAGCTAGCTGCCGAGAGGGCCGAGCGGGCGGCCCAGGATAGGCGGGTGGTGCAGTTGATCCCGATCGTCGCCAGGATGGGCCTTCAGTGTGGGATATCGGTGGATGATCTGCTCGTCGAACCTACTCCTTCGCCGCAGCCTCAGCCTCAGCAGCAGCTCCACTTAGGCACTCTTGTGAGTAACATGGTTCTTATACACATGTCATCTCAATTCCGGTTCCGTTTGGATTATCTCACGGTCAATCTCCTACTTCGTGCAGCCTCAGTCCGCGGGTTCTAATAacccgccgcagcagcagcagcctggTACAGGCAATCCTTCACCGTCGTCGTGGCCAGCGTGGACGCAGTGAGTAGGTCCTTCTCTTGCTTTTGTAGTTGTGGTCTAGATTATGGACATGTTGTCATGAACTTGTGTGGACATGTGTTACGCTTCTGTCATGATGAACTTATGTATGGACCTTACGTCGTGATGCGATGGATGTGATGAACTTATGTGCTTGTGAGATATTGTGATGATCTTATGGATTTTATATGTGATTGTGATATATCGTGTGATAATATATGTGATTTCGGCTATATATGTGATTTGGGATTGTGCTTGTGCTAATATATGTGATCTGTGCTTTGTAAATGTGAGATATGAACAAATATGaagcaaaacaaacaaaaaaaaaatcaggttcccagctttgccgacagctgcgctcggcaaaggcacGCTTCACCGAGCGCTTTGGCCAATGCGCTCGGCAAAGCTGGAGACAGAGAACCTAAAAATGTCCCAGGTTCCCAGGTTCGCCGAGCGCATTGGCCAAAGCGCTCGGCGAAGGCTTCCTGTTCGCCAAGCGGCGGTCAACAtcgcgctcggcaaagaattttacaaaaaaaaagaaaacataaaaaGAAAATGGGTCCCTCCCTTCGCCGAGCGCGGTGCACAGGGCGCTCGGCGAAGGCGCCGTCCCCGTCAAACACCGCCGTGACGGCGTCAACGTGTCGCCGAGAGTGGGGGAGGACGCTCGGCGACCGTTCGCCGACAGCCCGTGTTTCGACGCTCGGCGAAGAGCGTCTACGCCGACAGCAAATTCCCCGAGCGAGCTTCGCCGACGGCTACGCTCGGCGAACCGTTCGCCGACGGTTTAgggttctttgccgagcgttttAGGCGCTCGGCGAACCTACTGTATCTAGTAGTGATCTTCTGGCTTGGAAATGGGCCGATAACTTCGCCTGAGACGGGCCTTGGAAAGGCAGGATATAGACGAATGGTCGTAATTGAAGCAAAGATtgtatctgattgatcctcgaTCTACAAGCTTTCTATAAATGACAAAAGCCTAGATACCTGAAGCATTGGGAGGGGCTGTGTTTGAATTTAAAACGGAGTCAGTTGCCACAGAAGGCGACGAATGTGGCAATAGGAGGCTGCGGGTTTCAGCCCCAATGCAGAACCACCCTGAGATTTTGCCATGAGCGCCTATTTAGGGTTCCAGCGAGAAATTGGCCTGAAATTTCTCCCCACTAGATTTGaattcaaatttgaatttgGGGAATGGGCAGAATTCTGAGGAACAAAAGAAGAACCAAAAAAATTCTCATGCTACTGTTTGCAGGGTAATTCTGAACGAAGGAAAACCAATTTTTTGAAACGAGCTTAGATTTAACAATCTCTGCAAAACTCTTTTTATTGGATTTTGATCCGATTGTTGTCAACTAATCCTCTTGTTCAGCGATCCAAACATCATACTCTGTTTTCCAGTTAGGACCCCCTCCTCACCAAAggcagaagaagaagatggaAAAAATCTTGCAAGAAAAGCTTTTGAGTTTGCGGATCATGAAACCCATGTTCTTACAAGAGACTGAGAAGCTATACATCCAACCCAAAAAGGTGGAAGACATTGAAATCCTTAGCAATGCCTCCAAGGCATGATTGAAGAAGTCCAATGGAGTCCTCATTGAGATGGAAAACCGAGCGACTAAAGCTTGCAACAAGATGGAATGCAGACAGGAGAAGGGGGGCGCAGGACTCAGCGGGCACCCAAAACGTTGGTGAACCAATTCCACAAACATGGTCCCTGGATCAAAGCACAGATCGGAGAGCCCAGCCACGGTGCAATCCAGGATCAGCAGGGGGCTCCATAGTCGGCAGTGGGAACAGGGGGAGAGAACACTAGAGGGGAAAGCACTGTCAGGGTTGTCTATGATCAACTATATGTTAGTCGACATGGATACATAATGTTTGCTATGTATCTAGCATAAATCCATGTGCTTAGCAAAAAAACTATGTATCTAAAAAcctagaatgacttacaatttgaaataGACAGAATAATTTTTTTTACCATTTCACAAAGCACGTAGGTGCTTATGACCATTAATTGTACTGAAGTATAGAAGCTAACAATATATAGCAAATTAACTCAAAAAATGTTGGTCAATGTGCCGCGGATCAAGCTCCAAAGGCAgcattgccaaataaaataaaGTGGTTTCCCTAGTGCATGATGAAAAATAAAGTGCCATTTCGATCGAGTATATTTGATCAAATATGGGAGAAACAGGACTCTTGGGTATTCAATTTTAACCCACTTTTCTAATTTGGTCATAACATCATTATTCTATATTGGTAAATGTTAAAATGTTGTTTATCAGCAACTGACACTAACTGCACATTGGAAACCAGAGTATTCCGTGTTCATTGGGAAAAAATATATTCAGTGTTCTGTAACAGAAGTTGGCATTTAGGTTCCATCATCGTTTGGCTACAAGTTCTGGATTTACCTCTACATTGTTGGATGGTCTCCTATTGCTAAATTGGTTATATGTTTGCAGAAGAAAATAGTTGATTTTCTACGTCTCCAGCATGTTAATAACATGTTTTATTGTTGCCCTAGATAAGTCTATTTGGTTTTACAATTACGAGAGCCAAAATTCATACATTCTAGACATCCATATTAGATTCTACGGTGGTAGGTGAACAAAGTAGTATATTTACGGTTGTGGATGAATAAGGTAGTAAATTTGTGGTTTTGTGATTGTGCTATTGGTTATTGCAACAAATTTACTCTTGAGGATCTTACTATacacataagataaataaaaaaaataaaatcctagatagatgaagaggctaatgctgtagataaataaataaatacataagGTAAATAAATACACTTGAGGTGCATTGAAGGCTAGTTCCATCAAGATTGATGATAAACAAATACATATTTACATGCACAAAACAAATAGATAGGTAGGTACAGATAGAGACATAAATAGATTTcttatttttaataaattttgGGCAAATAGATAGATAGGCAGACAAACTCATAAATAGTTAGGCAGGTAcaaatagatatagatatagatatagatatagatatagatatagatatagatatagatatagatatagatatagatatagatatagatatagatatagatatagatataaataaaTTTTGACAATAAATCTTACTCAAGGTTTTTGGGTACTCCTATATAAACACCTACACACTAATGCCAAAAAGAAATACGAATACAATGCACACCACTTCTTGATACCTAAACAAGGTGAAACAGGGAAGTAAggaggaaaaaagaaaagagtagTATTGTCCTCTGGCGTCAGTCACCAAGTGCTATACAATGAGGAATGTATACCAGACAACTGTTATTTCCCTGATACTTATGATCATTTATTCAACCACTCCAGCATGTCAAGGTATATAGAGAGATATAATTACTTATTCTTACATATTAATCCATTCATTCAAATAATAGCTTGCTTTGGCTTTGCGTTATAAGCCAAAAATCTCTAATAACTTCGTCCAAGTTTGATTTGAAAAAATTTTAAACTAGTACATGTCCAGATAAAAGAAACTATGAAAACATATGTCCTAAAGAATTTGATAAAAGTAATATGAAGGTTTAGATGTATGAGCATTTTTCTCTAAACTTGGTCAAAATTAGGAATTTTTACTTTGAACAAATCTTGATGGAGCTATAGTTTCGAACTGATCAAGTACCAGTCAACATGTTTTTATTATTTTGTATTATGTTGCATGCATGTCTAGGCCACGACCAGGTTGAGGCATGGCATCATCTCCACAGTTCACCACCGCCACCGCTAATGGAATCATCACGACCATGGAGTTTATCTGAAATGTCGCACCATCACCACCACGGGTCGCCTCCGCCACCGCCAATGACGCCATCACCAATACGTAGTTTGACAGAGACATtacaccatcatcaccacagGTCGCCACCGCCTCCATCAGTGCCGTCATCACCACCACACCATTTGTTCGAGATGTGGCACCACCATCACCACAAGTCACCTCCGCCACCGCCAGTAATGTCATTGCCATCGAGAACTTTGTTTGAGACGTCGCACTGGCATCACCACGGGTCGCCACCGCCGCCATCAGTGCCGTCACCACCACCACGCCATTTGTTTGAGACGTCGCACCATCATCCCCACAGGTCGCCTCCACCGCCGCTAGTGCCGTCATCACCACCACGCATCTTGTCTGAGACATCGCACTGGCATCACCATAggtcaccgccaccaccaccagtgTTGTTGCCACCAACACACAGTTTGTCTAAGGGAtcacaccatcatcaccataggtcgccgccgccaccaccagtGTCATTGTCACCACCACGCCATTTGTTTGAGATGttgcaccatcatcaccatgcgtcatcaccgccgccaccgccagtgCCGCTGCCATCACCACCACGTCATTTGTTTGAGACTGcccaccatcatcaccacagGTCGTCTCCACCACcgccagtgccatcatcaccacCACACAGTGTTTGAGACGTTATCACCAAATTATGCCAAATAAAGCTGAAGTCCGTGACATGCTACTGCTACAACAGAATGTCTGTTTGACTTATGATTGCAAGAACATGTGCAAGGAAAACATTTTGTTGCATACTTGCTGTTGCCTACATTAAGCACTGTAATGAGCATTTGTTTGGTGAGGGCTCAATAAAAGACGGTTCTTTTTGTTGCACAAATGCTGCTATATTTCGTTCCAGATGCACATGATATACTAGCCTATTTATATTACAGTACAATAAAAAATTATATAGTTAATATATtgtcgagatattttgctgaaaACGGTTTATAAAATTTAAGTGTTTAGTAGATTGCAAATGTATATTATCTGGATTTGTAGCCATATTCTAATTAATAGGTCTACAATTATACGATTACACAGATTATAATTACAAAACgtcaaaaaaaccaaaactcatggatggCGCATTCATCTGGAACTAGAATACTGGTTATATAACGACCATTTATGCCAAACAAAAGAGAAAAATTGTTAGCAATAATAAAGTTACAATTGATTCTACAAGGGTACGTTTTTTCATGAAAAAGTAACTGTCCAATCCAAATCCTGTATTATTGTCAGATTCGAATCTAACAGTGGGGACAAGTGataaaaaatcaaaaaataaaGCAGTGATATGTGATAAAAAAACTGTATCACAGCCGGATTCAGATGTGTCAACAGTGTGATAAGTGACGACAAATAAGAAACACagtagttataagtgataaaaaaatcaaaaatatGTGTTTTTTCATGATTGACAAGTACTGTTTCATAGCTCAATCGTCAGTGCCTTAGTGGCTTCATACATGGGGCAAGAGCTGATGACCATGTCCCAATGCTACTAAGCCAGCCAAAATCGTGTCAGGTCAACCATGTGCTACGGCTGGGTTGGCCGGGACAGCAGCTTCCATGCCTGCCGTGATTTTTcttgttttatattttttttatttactatCTTTTAACTTTTGGATGTACTCATGTGCTTGATAATAAGTAATGCCCATGGAAAAATTTTAATGGCAATATCACTCTTCTTGCCAAGCTGGAAATAGTGAGCAACTCCCTAATTTTAATTACTTACTCGTCTTCGTCTGCATTATTTACTCTCTGGACATGTTGATATTAGTTACTCCTAGCTATATATAGGTAGCAAACCAATGCAATGGGTAATGCTTGTCTAGTTTACGTTCTGCTGCTTGTGTAGGCTGCTCCAAG is a window from the Sorghum bicolor cultivar BTx623 chromosome 5, Sorghum_bicolor_NCBIv3, whole genome shotgun sequence genome containing:
- the LOC110435828 gene encoding extensin-2-like; the encoded protein is MRNVYQTTVISLILMIIYSTTPACQGHDQVEAWHHLHSSPPPPLMESSRPWSLSEMSHHHHHGSPPPPPMTPSPIRSLTETLHHHHHRSPPPPSVPSSPPHHLFEMWHHHHHKSPPPPPVMSLPSRTLFETSHWHHHGSPPPPSVPSPPPRHLFETSHHHPHRSPPPPLVPSSPPRILSETSHWHHHRSPPPPPVLLPPTHSLSKGSHHHHHRSPPPPPVSLSPPRHLFEMLHHHHHASSPPPPPVPLPSPPRHLFETAHHHHHRSSPPPPVPSSPPHSV